The Halobellus sp. MBLA0158 genome has a window encoding:
- a CDS encoding glutathione S-transferase N-terminal domain-containing protein: protein MSDLVLYELEGCPYCAKVKDKLAELDLEYESVMVPSAHAERTEVEEISGQTGVPVLVDEAHGVEGMPESDDIVAYLEKTYGEAS, encoded by the coding sequence ATGTCAGATCTCGTCCTGTACGAACTCGAAGGCTGTCCGTACTGCGCGAAAGTCAAGGACAAACTGGCGGAACTGGACCTGGAGTACGAGTCCGTGATGGTCCCCTCGGCGCACGCAGAGCGGACCGAAGTCGAAGAGATCAGCGGCCAGACGGGCGTGCCCGTCCTCGTCGACGAGGCACACGGCGTCGAGGGGATGCCCGAGAGCGACGACATCGTCGCGTACCTGGAGAAGACGTACGGCGAGGCGTCCTGA
- the pyrE gene encoding orotate phosphoribosyltransferase, whose product MANDELITALRDADAVKFGEFELSHGGTSEYYVDKYLFETDPHCLELIAEAFAEKIHESKLAGVALGAVPLVAVTSVETDLPYVIARKQAKEYGTGNRIEGRLSEGEEVVVLEDIATTGKSALDAVEALREAGAVVNRVLVVVDRQEGARERLAEADVELDALVTAEDLLADADR is encoded by the coding sequence ATGGCGAACGACGAACTCATCACCGCGCTCCGGGACGCCGACGCCGTCAAGTTCGGGGAGTTCGAGCTCTCCCACGGCGGCACCTCCGAGTACTACGTCGACAAGTACCTCTTCGAGACCGACCCCCACTGCCTCGAACTCATCGCCGAGGCCTTCGCCGAGAAGATTCACGAGAGCAAGCTCGCGGGCGTCGCGCTCGGCGCCGTCCCGCTCGTCGCCGTCACGAGCGTCGAGACCGACCTCCCCTACGTCATCGCGCGCAAACAGGCCAAGGAGTACGGGACCGGCAACCGCATCGAGGGCCGCCTCTCCGAGGGCGAGGAAGTCGTCGTGCTGGAGGACATCGCGACCACGGGCAAGAGCGCGCTCGACGCCGTCGAAGCCCTCCGGGAGGCGGGTGCGGTCGTCAACCGCGTGCTCGTCGTCGTCGACCGCCAGGAGGGCGCGCGCGAACGGCTGGCCGAGGCCGACGTCGAACTCGACGCCCTGGTGACCGCCGAGGACCTGCTCGCCGACGCCGACCGCTGA
- a CDS encoding phosphoribosyltransferase family protein, protein MNRAEKAALQLQAVAVLRMLKETRTYDELESLTDLPAGDLNRYVNGHVLPGIERAREVVEGVGRDALAAELEARVEFDDEGYVDNSGIVFDQSFLDLVAPVAANALGFERPDVVLTAATDGITLGAAMAGYFDARVAYAKKSKETAVEEFIESRQRLASGIELTYYLPARAISRGERVLVVDDLIRSGETQELLLDIATQADAEVSGVFALIAVGDEGIERARDLTDAPVGALSTFDAE, encoded by the coding sequence ATGAACAGAGCGGAGAAGGCGGCCCTCCAGTTACAGGCGGTCGCGGTCCTGCGGATGCTCAAGGAGACGCGCACGTACGACGAACTCGAATCGCTCACCGACCTCCCCGCGGGCGACCTCAACCGCTACGTCAACGGCCACGTCCTCCCGGGGATCGAACGCGCCCGCGAGGTCGTCGAGGGCGTCGGCCGCGACGCGCTCGCGGCCGAACTCGAAGCCCGCGTCGAGTTCGACGACGAGGGCTACGTCGACAACTCCGGCATCGTCTTCGATCAGTCCTTCCTCGATCTGGTCGCGCCCGTCGCCGCCAACGCGCTCGGCTTCGAGCGCCCCGACGTCGTCCTGACCGCCGCCACCGACGGCATCACCCTCGGCGCGGCGATGGCCGGCTACTTCGACGCCCGCGTCGCCTACGCCAAGAAGTCGAAGGAGACCGCCGTCGAGGAGTTCATCGAATCGCGCCAGCGGCTCGCCTCCGGGATCGAACTCACCTACTACCTCCCCGCCCGCGCCATCTCCCGCGGCGAGCGCGTCCTCGTCGTCGACGACCTCATCCGCTCGGGCGAGACCCAGGAACTCCTCCTCGACATCGCGACCCAGGCCGACGCGGAGGTCTCGGGCGTCTTCGCGCTCATCGCCGTCGGCGACGAGGGCATCGAGCGCGCCCGCGACCTCACCGACGCGCCCGTCGGCGCGCTCTCGACGTTCGACGCCGAGTGA
- a CDS encoding transcriptional regulator yields MSRSALVGNVTAMLEDAGFLVSDRCAIRPKSFDIAARRGDDLLLLKILGNIDAFDGRTGEEMRRLGTYLDATPMVIGLRTRDEDLKPGVVYFRHGVPVLNPDSAMELFVEGVPPLIYAAPGGLYVNIDGDLLSDEREERGWSLGQLATELGVSRRTVSKYEDGMNASIEVAIQLEELFDQPFSSPVEVMDGAEDVRDAEPTPDDPDPESDDEHVVHVLTRAGFTVHPTARAPFKAVSEDEGRSRDFTPMLTGHSPFTRSAEKRARIMSSLGEVTRTRSVYFTEDQSKRDAVEGTALVSCEELADIDDPDEIRDLIRDRSQEPTEA; encoded by the coding sequence ATGTCGCGGTCCGCGCTAGTCGGAAACGTCACGGCGATGCTGGAGGACGCGGGGTTCCTCGTCAGCGACCGCTGTGCGATCCGGCCGAAGAGTTTCGACATCGCCGCACGGCGCGGCGACGATCTCCTCCTCCTCAAGATCCTGGGGAACATCGACGCGTTCGACGGGAGGACCGGCGAGGAGATGCGGCGGCTCGGGACCTACCTCGATGCGACCCCGATGGTGATCGGGCTTCGGACCCGCGACGAGGACCTCAAGCCCGGCGTGGTCTACTTCCGGCACGGCGTTCCAGTGCTGAACCCCGACTCGGCGATGGAGCTGTTCGTCGAGGGCGTGCCGCCGCTGATCTACGCCGCCCCGGGCGGGCTCTACGTCAACATCGACGGCGACCTGCTGTCGGACGAACGCGAGGAGCGCGGCTGGAGCCTCGGACAGCTCGCCACCGAACTCGGCGTCTCCCGGCGCACCGTCTCGAAGTACGAAGACGGGATGAACGCCTCGATCGAGGTGGCGATCCAGCTCGAAGAGCTGTTCGACCAGCCGTTCTCCAGCCCCGTCGAGGTGATGGACGGCGCCGAGGACGTCCGCGACGCCGAGCCGACGCCCGACGACCCCGACCCCGAGTCCGACGACGAGCACGTCGTCCACGTGCTGACGCGGGCGGGGTTCACCGTCCACCCGACGGCCCGCGCCCCGTTCAAGGCCGTCAGCGAGGACGAGGGGCGCAGCCGGGACTTCACGCCGATGCTCACCGGCCACTCGCCGTTCACCCGGAGCGCCGAAAAGCGCGCCCGGATCATGTCCTCGCTGGGCGAGGTCACCCGGACGCGGTCGGTCTACTTCACCGAGGACCAATCGAAGCGCGACGCCGTCGAGGGCACCGCCCTGGTCAGTTGCGAGGAGCTCGCCGACATCGACGACCCCGATGAGATTCGGGACCTCATCCGGGACCGCTCTCAGGAGCCGACCGAGGCCTGA
- a CDS encoding aryl-sulfate sulfotransferase encodes MTISPSLSRSTAVRGLALLLVVSLLAPSAVSALTYDPAEETSLEQGTIASPAGGPTVISTQGYTFQGNTNPKKPARIVSVDRRGDLRWTHDDRVGGDAWFFDVDPLPNGNLLVSSPRAGDTLVFELDPETQERVWEERFNMTDTHDVTYIGEDRIAIANMREWNASAEVSDDRVVVYNRSKGEITWEWYFKNHFPASTDGGYNDDWSHVNDVDPVGEDRLLVSPRNFDQAIVVDMETKEIVERLGSDDDYSVLREQHNPDWLLSENGTPTILVADSGNNRVVEYAKDGGEWVRTWSVGGDSLNWPRDADRLPNGNTLVTDTLNHRVVEITPRGEVVWEYYATWGPYDAERIGTGPESSGPTIRDLNASGTYEITGSAQLTAGGEGGVGFAGRIRATFAGTPLEGPMTEFATRWAHVTPWLRPVWMSGWDFAWTIGAVLVGLCWTGGELVAARRRILVGVRRLADRWA; translated from the coding sequence GTGACGATTTCGCCTTCGCTCTCTCGCTCGACTGCGGTCCGCGGTCTCGCGCTCCTGCTCGTCGTTTCCTTGCTGGCGCCGTCGGCGGTCTCGGCGCTGACGTACGATCCCGCCGAGGAGACGAGTCTGGAACAGGGGACGATCGCCAGTCCCGCCGGCGGCCCGACCGTCATCAGCACGCAGGGCTACACCTTCCAGGGCAACACGAACCCGAAGAAGCCGGCGCGGATCGTCTCGGTCGACCGGCGCGGCGACCTCCGCTGGACCCACGACGACCGGGTCGGCGGCGACGCGTGGTTCTTCGACGTCGACCCGCTGCCGAACGGGAATCTCTTGGTCTCCTCGCCCCGCGCCGGCGACACGCTCGTCTTCGAGCTGGACCCCGAGACGCAGGAACGCGTCTGGGAAGAGCGGTTCAATATGACCGACACCCACGACGTGACCTACATCGGTGAGGACCGCATCGCCATCGCGAATATGCGGGAGTGGAACGCCTCCGCCGAAGTGAGCGACGACCGGGTCGTCGTCTACAACCGCTCGAAGGGGGAGATCACCTGGGAGTGGTACTTCAAGAACCACTTCCCCGCGAGCACCGACGGCGGCTACAACGACGACTGGTCCCACGTCAACGACGTCGATCCGGTCGGCGAGGACCGCCTCCTCGTCTCGCCGCGCAACTTCGACCAGGCGATCGTCGTCGATATGGAGACGAAGGAGATCGTCGAGCGCCTCGGCAGCGACGATGACTACTCGGTCCTCCGCGAACAGCACAACCCCGACTGGCTCCTGAGCGAGAACGGCACGCCGACGATCCTCGTCGCCGACAGCGGGAACAACCGAGTCGTCGAGTACGCGAAGGACGGCGGCGAGTGGGTCCGGACCTGGAGCGTCGGCGGCGACTCGCTCAACTGGCCGCGGGACGCCGACCGGCTCCCCAACGGCAACACGCTCGTCACCGACACGCTGAACCACCGCGTGGTAGAGATCACGCCCCGAGGCGAGGTCGTCTGGGAGTACTACGCCACCTGGGGCCCCTACGACGCCGAGCGGATCGGGACCGGCCCCGAGTCGTCGGGGCCGACGATCCGCGATCTGAACGCCAGCGGCACCTACGAGATCACGGGCAGCGCACAGCTCACCGCCGGCGGCGAGGGCGGCGTCGGCTTCGCGGGACGGATCCGCGCGACGTTCGCCGGGACTCCCCTGGAGGGTCCGATGACCGAGTTCGCGACCCGCTGGGCGCACGTCACGCCGTGGCTCCGCCCGGTCTGGATGTCCGGCTGGGACTTCGCGTGGACCATCGGCGCCGTCCTCGTCGGGCTCTGTTGGACCGGCGGGGAACTGGTCGCCGCGCGGCGGCGGATCCTCGTCGGGGTCCGGCGGCTCGCCGATCGATGGGCGTGA
- a CDS encoding NCS2 family permease, whose translation MGLVDSVENFFDVQEHGSSFRTEILAGLTTFLTMSYIVVVNPSILAGIPDAKPGIILAGFSPAEVRSMLAVVTILAAATATFVMAFYANRPFAQAPGLGLNAFFAFTVIGALGVPWQTALAAVVVEGLIFILLTAIGAREYVIRLFPEPVKFAVGTGIGLFLAIIGLQAMGVVVDDTATLVTLGSIASDPVAIVSVVGLFFTFALYARNVPGSIIIGIVATTVLGWAVTTFGPIAPDAGLVAGSRAVQYDITPLAGGFVAGFSQVEAFTFSLIVFTFFFVDFFDTAGTLVGVGQAGGFLDEDGNLPDIDKPLMADAVGTTVGGMLGTSTVTTYIESASGVEEGGRTGLTALTVAVLFVLSLAIVPLAAAIPLYASHIALVVIGVVMLRNVVDINWNDFTQAVPAGMTILVMPFAYSIAYGIAAGIVSYPLIKLAAGRREDLRLGHWVLAGAFVVYFVVRTGGVLTDQV comes from the coding sequence ATGGGCCTCGTTGATTCCGTCGAGAACTTCTTCGATGTACAAGAACACGGATCCTCGTTCCGGACCGAGATCCTCGCGGGACTGACCACGTTCCTGACGATGTCCTACATCGTCGTGGTGAACCCCTCGATCCTGGCCGGCATTCCGGACGCGAAACCGGGCATCATCCTCGCGGGCTTTTCGCCCGCGGAGGTCCGGTCGATGCTCGCGGTCGTCACGATCCTCGCGGCCGCGACGGCGACGTTCGTGATGGCGTTCTACGCCAACCGACCGTTCGCGCAGGCGCCTGGGCTCGGCCTCAACGCCTTCTTCGCCTTCACCGTCATCGGCGCGCTCGGCGTCCCCTGGCAGACCGCGCTCGCCGCCGTCGTGGTCGAGGGGCTCATCTTCATCCTCCTCACCGCGATCGGCGCCCGGGAGTACGTGATCCGGCTCTTCCCCGAGCCCGTGAAGTTCGCCGTCGGGACCGGGATCGGCCTGTTCCTGGCGATCATCGGCCTCCAGGCGATGGGCGTCGTCGTCGACGACACCGCGACGCTCGTCACGCTGGGCTCTATCGCCTCCGATCCCGTCGCGATCGTCTCGGTCGTCGGCCTCTTCTTCACGTTCGCGCTCTACGCCCGCAACGTCCCCGGCTCGATCATCATCGGCATCGTCGCGACCACCGTCCTCGGCTGGGCGGTCACGACCTTCGGCCCGATCGCGCCCGACGCGGGGCTCGTCGCGGGGTCGCGGGCCGTCCAGTACGACATCACGCCGCTGGCGGGCGGGTTCGTCGCCGGGTTCAGCCAGGTCGAGGCGTTCACCTTCTCGCTCATCGTCTTCACGTTCTTCTTCGTCGACTTCTTCGACACCGCCGGCACGCTCGTCGGCGTCGGCCAGGCCGGCGGCTTCCTCGACGAAGACGGGAACCTCCCGGACATCGACAAGCCGCTGATGGCCGACGCCGTCGGGACGACCGTCGGCGGGATGCTCGGCACCTCGACGGTCACCACCTACATCGAGTCCGCCTCGGGCGTCGAGGAGGGCGGCCGCACCGGCCTGACGGCGCTCACCGTCGCGGTGCTTTTCGTCCTCTCGCTCGCGATCGTGCCGCTCGCGGCCGCGATCCCGCTGTACGCCTCTCACATCGCGCTCGTCGTCATCGGCGTCGTGATGCTCCGGAACGTCGTCGACATCAACTGGAACGACTTCACCCAGGCGGTCCCCGCCGGGATGACGATCCTGGTGATGCCCTTCGCGTACTCGATCGCCTACGGCATCGCCGCGGGCATCGTCTCGTACCCGCTGATCAAGCTCGCGGCGGGTCGGCGCGAGGACCTCCGCCTCGGCCACTGGGTGCTCGCGGGCGCGTTCGTCGTCTACTTCGTCGTCCGGACCGGCGGCGTCCTCACCGACCAGGTGTAG